From Oncorhynchus nerka isolate Pitt River linkage group LG1, Oner_Uvic_2.0, whole genome shotgun sequence, the proteins below share one genomic window:
- the LOC115117469 gene encoding heterogeneous nuclear ribonucleoprotein A3-like isoform X1 produces MEGHEAREPEQLRKLFIGGLSFETTEESLRIHFEQWGNLTDSVVMRDPNNKRSRGFGFVTYSCVEEVDACMAARPHKVDGRVVEPKRAVSREDSNRPGAHLRVKKIFVGGIKEDTEEDHIREYFETYGRIETIDIMEERATGKKRGFCFVSFDDNDTVDKIVAQKYHTINTHNCEVRKALSKQEMMEASNQRSGGGGSGNFMGRGGNFGRGGYGGGRGGYGGGDEYGGDGGNYSGGPSYGGGRGGGGYGGGGPGYGNQGGGYDNYNDGGNLGGNFGGGGGGGNYNDFGNYRGQQSSYGPMKGNNFGGRNSTSPYGGGYGSGNGSGGGYGSRRY; encoded by the exons ATGGAG GGTCATGAAGCTAGGGAGCCTGAACAGCTCAGGAAGCTGTTCATTGGGGGCCTCAGTTTTGAAACCACTGAGGAAAGTTTAAGGATCCATTTTGAACAATGGGGAAACCTCACAGATAGTGTG GTGATGAGGGACCCAAACAACAAGCGCTCGAGAGGGTTCGGCTTTGTAACATACTCCTGTGTGGAGGAGGTGGATGCCTGCATGGCAGCTCGCCCTCATAAGGTGGACGGGCGTGTTGTCGAACCTAAAAGGGCTGTGTCGAGAGAG GACTCCAACAGACCAGGTGCCCACCTGAGGGTGAAGAAGATCTTTGTTGGGGGTATCAAGGAGGACACCGAGGAGGACCATATCAGAGAGTACTTTGAGACTTACGGGAGGATCGAGACCATTGACATTATGGAGGAACGTGCAACTGGGAAGAAGAGGGGATTCTGCTTTGTTTCATTTGATGACAATGACACAGTGGATAAAATTGTTG CTCAAAAATAccacacaataaacacacacaactgcgAAGTCAGGAAAGCACTTTCAAAACAGGAAATGATGGAAGCGTCCAATCAGAGGA GTGGGGGTGGTGGCTCTGGGAACTTCATGGGTAGAGGTGGCAACTTTGGACGAG GAGGCTacggtggaggaagaggaggttatggaggaggggatgaatATGGGGGAGATG GTGGGAACTATAGTGGAGGTCCTAGCTACGGAGGTGGACGTGGTGGGGGGGGTTATGGGGGAGGAGGTCCTGGGTATGGAAACCAGGGAGGAGGATATGATAACTACAATGACGGAGGCAACTTGGGAG GAAActttggtggtggaggaggaggtggaaatTACAATGACTTTGGTAACTACAGAGGACAGCAATCCAGCTATGGCCCCATGAAGGGAAACAACTTTGGTGGCAGAAACTCTACTAGCCCCTATGGAG GTGGCTATGGCTCAGGCAATGGAAGTGGGGGTGGCTACGGCTCACGGCGCTATTGA
- the LOC115117468 gene encoding nuclear factor erythroid 2-related factor 2-like, with protein MMEIEMPKIHPSQQDIDLIDILWRQDIDLGAGREVFDYCQRQKEHELQQQREQEEDKRLQQQREQEKALLAQLQLDEETGEFVPRLATSGQPLQTATSAAPSQVIQDVSFTVDGDALSFDECMQLLAETFPLVEATETTSSCLDAAVALAPNSSHIMMKSDPPALTQLPLLTAPLPSQRTSPDLEQAWMELLSLPELQQCLNMQMEDTRELTGGYLPTNTTPEVQDPNYSFYPLPNLEEVASNTADVCPPEFINTFEESFPNIAPLDHLNQMTLKAPDLNTNFSADTFCDIFYPDVVNTKVTSVTMPCGQGNGGNSLAEIPNKPTFTPMELQDLSPGDTFDRDNKPEILTECPDSDSGVSVEASSYSSSPEKSMYGDRSFGGYSDSDMDEMDSNPGSAQSDYSEMFSLSFQPDGLQTPLSVLPQQRDKEPKHGKTEPDDETGHSESPFTKDKKRRRSEKRLSRDEQRAKALQIPFTVDMIIDLPVDDFNEMMSKHQLNEAQLALVRDIRRRGKNKVAAQNCRKRKMENITELEYDLDSLKEEKERLQTEKTKNDSSLRKMKQQLNTLYLEVFGLLRDEEGKPYSSLEYSLQQTTDGTVFLVPRIKKTLSKKKDS; from the exons ATGATGGAAATTGAGATGCCTAAAATTCATCCTAGTCAACAG GACATAGACCTGATCGACATCTTGTGGAGGCAGGACATAGATCTGGGTGCGGGGCGCGAGGTGTTTGACTACTGCCAGCGTCAGAAGGAGCACGAGCTGCAGCAGcagagggaacaggaggaggacaagaggctgcagcagcagagggagcaggagaaggCCCTCCTTGCTCAGCTGCAGCTGGATGAGGAGACGGGGGAGTTTGTGCCCCGCCTTGCGACCAGCGGACAGCCACTGCAGACGGCTACCTCCGCCGCACCCTCTCAAGTCATACAg GATGTCAGCTTCACTGTAGATGGGGATGCCTTGTCATTTGATGAATGTATGCAACTGCTGGCAGAGACATTTCCTTTGGTAGAGGCAACTGAG ACTACCTCTTCCTGTCTGGATGCCGCCGTAGCTCTAGCACCCAACAGCAGTCACATCATGATGAAATCTGATCCGCCAGCTTTGACCCAGCTGCCTCTACTCACAGCCCCACTGCCCTCACAAAGGACCTCCCCAGATTTGGAGCAGGCCTGGATGGAACTTTTGTCCCTCCCTGAGCTGCAG CAATGTCTGAATATGCAAATGGAGGACACACGGGAGCTGACCGGAGGATATCTGCCCACTAACACCACGCCTGAGGTGCAGGATCCAAACTACAGCTTCTACCCATTGCCCAACCTGGAAGAGGTGGCGTCAAACACAGCAGATGTCTGCCCACCTGAATTCATCAACACCTTTGAGGAGAGCTTTCCCAACATCGCTCCACTGGACCATCTCAATCAGATGACCCTGAAGGCTCCAGATCTCAATACTAATTTCAGTGCAGACACTTTCTGTGACATATTTTACCCAGACGTTGTCAACACAAAAGTGACCAGTGTCACCATGCCTTGTGGCCAAGGAAATGGAGGTAACTCATTGGCAGAAATACCAAACAAGCCTACTTTTACACCAATGGAATTACAGGACCTTTCTCCTGGAGATACATTTGACAGAGACAACAAACCTGAGATATTGACAGAATGTCCAGATTCTGATTCGGGTGTTTCTGTGGAGGCAAGCTCATACTCTAGCTCTCCTGAGAAATCCATGTATGGGGACCGCTCCTTTGGTGGCTACAGCGATTCAGACATGGATGAGATGGACAGTAACCCTGGGAGTGCACAGTCTGACTACTCCGAGATGTTCTCACTGTCTTTCCAACCAGATGGCCTGCAGACACCTCTTTCTGTGTTACCTCAGCAGCGGGACAAAGAGCCCAAACATGGCAAGACTGAGCCAGATGACGAGACTGGCCACAGTGAATCGCCCTTCACCAAAGACAAGAAGAGGAGGCGCTCCGAGAAGCGTCTCTCTAGAGACGAGCAGCGAGCCAAGGCCCTCCAGATCCCCTTCACCGTGGACATGATCATCGACCTGCCCGTGGATGACTTCAACGAGATGATGTCCAAGCACCAGCTCAACGAGGCCCAGCTGGCCCTGGTCAGAGACATCCGACGGCGGGGCAAGAACAAGGTGGCTGCCCAGAACTGCCGCAAGCGCAAGATGGAGAACATCACGGAGCTGGAATATGACCTGGACTcactgaaggaggagaaggagcgactgcagacagagaagaccaaGAATGACAGCAGCCTGCGAAAGATGAAGCAGCAGCTCAACACCTTGTACCTGGAGGTGTTCGGTCTGCTGAGGGACGAGGAGGGGAAGCCCTATTCCTCATTGGAGTACTCCCTCCAGCAGACCACCGATGGCACAGTCTTCCTCGTCCCCCGCATTAAAAAGACACTTAGCAAGAAAAAGGACAGCTAG
- the LOC115117469 gene encoding heterogeneous nuclear ribonucleoprotein A3-like isoform X2, with amino-acid sequence MEGHEAREPEQLRKLFIGGLSFETTEESLRIHFEQWGNLTDSVVMRDPNNKRSRGFGFVTYSCVEEVDACMAARPHKVDGRVVEPKRAVSREDSNRPGAHLRVKKIFVGGIKEDTEEDHIREYFETYGRIETIDIMEERATGKKRGFCFVSFDDNDTVDKIVAQKYHTINTHNCEVRKALSKQEMMEASNQRSGGGGSGNFMGRGGNFGRGGYGGGRGGYGGGDEYGGDGGNYSGGPSYGGGRGGGGYGGGGPGYGNQGGGYDNYNDGGNLGGNFGGGGGGGNYNDFGNYRGQQSSYGPMKGNNFGGRNSTSPYGDRERSITTIKG; translated from the exons ATGGAG GGTCATGAAGCTAGGGAGCCTGAACAGCTCAGGAAGCTGTTCATTGGGGGCCTCAGTTTTGAAACCACTGAGGAAAGTTTAAGGATCCATTTTGAACAATGGGGAAACCTCACAGATAGTGTG GTGATGAGGGACCCAAACAACAAGCGCTCGAGAGGGTTCGGCTTTGTAACATACTCCTGTGTGGAGGAGGTGGATGCCTGCATGGCAGCTCGCCCTCATAAGGTGGACGGGCGTGTTGTCGAACCTAAAAGGGCTGTGTCGAGAGAG GACTCCAACAGACCAGGTGCCCACCTGAGGGTGAAGAAGATCTTTGTTGGGGGTATCAAGGAGGACACCGAGGAGGACCATATCAGAGAGTACTTTGAGACTTACGGGAGGATCGAGACCATTGACATTATGGAGGAACGTGCAACTGGGAAGAAGAGGGGATTCTGCTTTGTTTCATTTGATGACAATGACACAGTGGATAAAATTGTTG CTCAAAAATAccacacaataaacacacacaactgcgAAGTCAGGAAAGCACTTTCAAAACAGGAAATGATGGAAGCGTCCAATCAGAGGA GTGGGGGTGGTGGCTCTGGGAACTTCATGGGTAGAGGTGGCAACTTTGGACGAG GAGGCTacggtggaggaagaggaggttatggaggaggggatgaatATGGGGGAGATG GTGGGAACTATAGTGGAGGTCCTAGCTACGGAGGTGGACGTGGTGGGGGGGGTTATGGGGGAGGAGGTCCTGGGTATGGAAACCAGGGAGGAGGATATGATAACTACAATGACGGAGGCAACTTGGGAG GAAActttggtggtggaggaggaggtggaaatTACAATGACTTTGGTAACTACAGAGGACAGCAATCCAGCTATGGCCCCATGAAGGGAAACAACTTTGGTGGCAGAAACTCTACTAGCCCCTATGGAG ATCGGGAAAGAAGCATTACGACTATTAAAGGCTGA